A stretch of DNA from Roseovarius sp. M141:
CTTCATCAACGCGCGAAAGAATTCGTCATTTGCCGTGCCGGACGTCGCCCCGGCATATTGCGGGTAAAGCGGCACGAACAGGATGCGCGTGCAGCCTGCTTCGGTCATTTCGCGCACTTTTGACCGGGTCGAGGGATTGCCGTAGCGCATACAGAAATCGACCATCACGTCGTCGCCATATTCGGCGGTCAGTGTGTTGCGCATTGCGTCGGTCTGGTCGCGGGTGATCGTCATCAGGGGGCTTTCGCCCTTGGCCTCGTTCCAGATCGATTTATACGCCTTGCCCGAGGTGAAGGGGCGCTTCGTCAGGATCACCAGTTGCAGCAGCGGCTGCCATTTCCACGGGGAATAGTCGATCACGCGGCGGTCGGACAGGAATTCGTTCAGGTAGCGGCGCATTGGCCAATAGTCGTAACTATCCGGCGTGCCGAGATTTGCCAGAAGGATGCCTGTCTTCTCACGTGGGATCGCGGGGTGATCTACGGGCGCATGCGCGGGGCAGGTGGCCTGAAGGGTTGGCTGCGTCATGGGGTCGTCCTTTATCCTGCGCCGGTCTGAAACCGGGACATAAGCGAATGACGGCGGGGGTCAATCGTCCAGCGGTGTCTCTTTGGTGTTCAGGGCGTCCGCCAGCCGCGTTGTGGCCGACCCGGGGCGGAGTGGCTGCTGCTGTGACGCATGCGGTGCCCAGCCGGTGAGAAAGATCAGATCATAGGTGGCGATGATCCGTCCTGCGCCATCCCCGAAGGCATCGGCATAGATCTGCGCGGCGCGGTCGAACACGGCGCGTCGGGCGAAATGGCGGGGCCGCGCAGCCATGGCGTTGCCTTCGCCCATGGCGCGCAGATCGCGCATCAGGGCGGTCATATCGGTATAGCTGGCGGTCAACGGTACGCTGTCCACAACCGGCAGGGCCAGCCCGGCGCGTTGCAGCAAGCCGCCCAGATCGCGCACTTCGCCGGTGGGGGCGATCCGGGGCGACAGGCCGCCCGTCACCTCGGATTCTGCCTGCGCCAGGCTGGCGCGCAACTGGTGCAGCGTCGTGCCGCCCGACATGACGCCCAGAAACAGGCCGTCAGGTTTCAGCGCGCGGCGCGCTTGGATCAGTTGGCCCACCGGGTCGTCCGACCAGTGCAGCGCCATGGCGTGAATGACCAGATCATGGGTTTCCGGCTCCAGCGCGAGGGTCGGCTCGTCCGCGATGATCGTCGCCTCGGGAAAGGCGGCGCGCCATGGCGCCGGCCAGCCGGTGATGATTGCAGGCGCTGTAAACGCTTTGTTAACCATCGAAATGCGATCCTGCATCTCGTCGGTTGCCGCCTCGTGCAGGAACAGCGCCGGACCTGCGTCAACGGCGCGGGCGCGCTGGCGCATCAGGGCGGCGCGGTCTGTCAGTTGCGCGGTCATCGGGGGAACATCATTCGCATGGATGGGACATATAGGTGAAGGCCACGCATTTGCAATCGGCACTGCGGCTGGTCTATCCGCCGCGCTGCACCGTCTGCGGCGATCTGGTGGACAGCGATTTCGGTCTCTGCGGGCCGTGCTGGCGCGATACGCCTTTCGTGATGGGGCAGGTGTGCAACCTGTGCGGCGTATCGCTGCCTGCCGGGCCGGACGCGCCGGGCGACCTGCTGACCTGTGACGATTGCCTCAGAACACCGCGACCATGGGACGCAGGGCGCGCGGCGCTGACGTATTCGGGCACTGGGCGCAAACTGGTCTTGGCGCTGAAACATGGTGACCGGCAGGACATGGTGCGCCCCGCCGCTGTCTGGATGGCGCGCGCCGCGCAGCCGCTGCTGCGCCCCGATACGCTGTTCGCGCCGGTGCCGCTGCACTGGCTGCGGCTGCTTCGTCGCCGCTACAATCAGGCCGCGCTGCTGGCGCGCGCGGTTGCCGCCGAGGTCGACCGCCCGATGTGCCCCGATCTGCTGATCCGTCCGCGCGCCACGCCGTCCTTGGGCGGTTTGGGGCGCGATGCCCGGTTTGCGACGATGGAGGGCACGATCCGCGTGCATCCCCGGCGGCGCATCCGTCTGGCCGGGCGGCATGTCCTGTTGGTGGACGACGTGATGGCATCGGGCGCCACCTTTTCAGCGGCGGCGAACGCGTGCCTTGCGGCGGGGGCGGCGGGCGTCGATATTCTGGTACTGGCGCGCGCGCGCAAGGATGCCTAAATTCAAAGGCACGCCCTGAACCAAAAGAAGGCCCGCCATGCAACCC
This window harbors:
- the hemH gene encoding ferrochelatase, producing the protein MTQPTLQATCPAHAPVDHPAIPREKTGILLANLGTPDSYDYWPMRRYLNEFLSDRRVIDYSPWKWQPLLQLVILTKRPFTSGKAYKSIWNEAKGESPLMTITRDQTDAMRNTLTAEYGDDVMVDFCMRYGNPSTRSKVREMTEAGCTRILFVPLYPQYAGATSGTANDEFFRALMKETRQPAARTIAPYFDQPAYIDALATSVETAYAGAARPEILVVSYHGMPQRYLMQGDPYHCQCQKTTRLLKERLGWDDSQITTTFQSVFGPEEWLKPYTVKEVARLATEEGKRRIAVVAPAFSADCIETLEEINEEIRESFEEAGGEEFTYIPCLNDSPAHIDALADMIRENLQGWI
- a CDS encoding methyltransferase domain-containing protein translates to MTAQLTDRAALMRQRARAVDAGPALFLHEAATDEMQDRISMVNKAFTAPAIITGWPAPWRAAFPEATIIADEPTLALEPETHDLVIHAMALHWSDDPVGQLIQARRALKPDGLFLGVMSGGTTLHQLRASLAQAESEVTGGLSPRIAPTGEVRDLGGLLQRAGLALPVVDSVPLTASYTDMTALMRDLRAMGEGNAMAARPRHFARRAVFDRAAQIYADAFGDGAGRIIATYDLIFLTGWAPHASQQQPLRPGSATTRLADALNTKETPLDD
- a CDS encoding double zinc ribbon domain-containing protein, with the protein product MKATHLQSALRLVYPPRCTVCGDLVDSDFGLCGPCWRDTPFVMGQVCNLCGVSLPAGPDAPGDLLTCDDCLRTPRPWDAGRAALTYSGTGRKLVLALKHGDRQDMVRPAAVWMARAAQPLLRPDTLFAPVPLHWLRLLRRRYNQAALLARAVAAEVDRPMCPDLLIRPRATPSLGGLGRDARFATMEGTIRVHPRRRIRLAGRHVLLVDDVMASGATFSAAANACLAAGAAGVDILVLARARKDA